DNA from Agarilytica rhodophyticola:
AGCGCCAGTAACAAGAATCCAACTTAAACGCGGACTACCATTTTGAATACGAATACCGTCGCGCGCCGAGTCATGTGATTGAACAAAGGTAAGACGAGTATTTTCATCTACCGAATTTAATACAATATTATCTTGATAGGTGGTACCTGCTACCATGGTTGCTGCACCCGCTTCGGCAACAACAACATAATCTAAAAGATTATCGCCAGTGCCGCGAATAAACAAACCTCCCCATTCACCTGTGCCGTTCATATCACTATCATCCGAGAGAAAACGAACAGGGCTCGCCGCAGTACCATTAGCTTGTATACCCGAACCTGGGTAAACAAAAAGGTGATCCACAGCATCGACATTATCACCATAAATATTAGTGCCTGCCGCAATTGTTAAGGTCGCTGTATTGCTATCATCTCCCACCTGTAGCAAACCTTCTAACTCCCAGATAACGGAGCCGTCGATACTTGCATCAGCGGTTAAGGTACCACTTAGCTGGCAGCGATTACGGCCATTAACTGTCATTAGCGACGTCGGCGTTAAATTACCAACAGCAGGACAAGTGGAAGCCACAGGTGCTTCAGCGCTAGGTGCGATAACATTGCTATTAGGTACGGCGAAACCTTCACCTGCACCGGTGGCAACCGTCCACCCATTAAATTGGGCACTGCTGGCATCGCTGCCACTTCTTACTGCACCAATATGCGTGAGATCATACCCCCCCGTATCAGCAGCCACATCAGTATTAAAATCATTGGCACCTGCCACGCCTAAGAAAGGCGTCGCTCCCACGTCATCAGCATTAACATTGCCATCGTTATTAGTATCGCCATCATTAAAAGCATTTAATGAGTTGGCATCAGCAGCTAAGCCATTAGGAATAATACCCAACTGGAAAAGATACCAGCCAGCAGTAAAGAGTCGGTCTGTAGTTTCACCGGTAAATGTCACAGGGTTAGTGGCACCATTGTAATACCTAAAACCATCACCATTACCAATTCCCTGTACTGTGAGACCGTTGGTATTTTCTCTTAGTACTGCAAAATTGGGGTTAGCACCAGCTTCGTTAGCACAATGAATACCGTCAAGGTAGCCAAGGTTGCCGCCCATTGTCGAGGGGATATTGCTGAGATTGGCATCGGCAGAAGTTTCATAACAACCGTTGCGGAAATTAGCAATTAAAATATTGGCAAAGCGTCCTTCGTCAGTATTATCGGCAAACAAAATACCAAATTCACGAGCGGCAGTATCTGCGCTAGCATCAACACTAGCGCCATCGCGCCCTACTAATGTTGCATTGACAATACGAGGATTAAAACTTGTTGTGGCGCTACTTTCGCTAGTATAAATACCGGCACGCCCTGTGGTAGGTCGGTGAATTACCATAAGGTCTTTAATTAAACCGTTAAAGTCCCGATACCAAATGCCATCACGAGTAGCACCGGTAACCAGGATCCAGCTCAATCTAGGATTACCATTTTGAATACGAATACCATCCCGCGCAGAGTCATGAGATTGAACAAAGGTAAGACGAGTATTTTGGGTCACAGAATTTAATACAATATTGTCCATATAGGTGGTGCCTGCTACATCTACAGCAGCACCGGCTTCAGCAACTACTACATAATCAAGTAAATTCTCCCCATCACCACGAATAAATATACCTCCCCACTCGCCACTGCCATTGACATCATCATCATCGGATAAAAAGCGCACTGGGTTTGCGCCAGTTCCATTGGCAGAAATTGCAGATCCTGGATATACAAATACATGATCCACCATGTCGATGTTGTCACCATAAATAGTTGTGCCAGCATCAACAGTTAATGTAGCGCTATTACTATCATCACCTATTTGTAAAAGTCCCTCTAGTTCCCAATCCGTGTTATTAGTGTTACTAAGCGTCCCGTCTGAAGTAAGTACCCCACTAATCTGACAGCGGTTACGGCCATCTTGCACGGCCAAGGCCATGGGAGTGAGATTGCCAATGGTTGTAGGGCAAGAAGAGATTGTGGGTGTAGCAGTGGGCGTGGGTGTCGGGGTAGGATTATTATCACTACCACCGCATGCACTGAGAATTAAAGTCGCAACAGCTGCGACAAGTGATTTATTCATGCTGAGTAAGCTCCGATAGTAATCGTTTAGTTAGAGTTTTTTATAACAAGTAGATGTACGCTTAGGAATTAATTAGGGGTGCAGCTAAAAGAAAATATTTTTTATATTTTTCAAAAAGGTCAAGCCAAAATTCAAACCAATTTCGGATATACTGAGTAACAAACAAAATAGTTGCACTTTTTATTAATATTTTGAAAAAAGTCTGAGTTACACTTTTAATTCCTTCAGATATTTATAGACAATAAATGATAAAAGGAACAATAAGTAATAGTTGGTTTGAAGCACGAGCTATTGAATCTTGAAGCGATTCAGTAAAGTTGACACTTTAGAACTTAAGTCTAAAAGTTGCGTGCTGGCATTGAGTGTATCTTTAGCACTGAGTTCTGTCTCACTGGAGAGATCACTAATATTGGAAATACTTACGCCAATTTCAACGTTCATGGCACTTTGCTGCTCAGTGGAAGAGGCAACATGCTGACTACTGTGAGATATGGACTCTATAGACTCGGTTATCTCTACTAGCATTTCTGCAGCCGTTTTGGCTAACTCAACATCTTTGTGAATTTTATTGTTGCCACGCTCCATTAGAGCCAGTGATTGCTTTGCACCATCTTGAAGTTTTTCAACAATTTCGTGTATTTCTAAAGTAGATTCTTGAGTACGGCTTGCCAATGTTCTAACTTCATCAGCTACAACCGAAAAACCTCTCCCCTGCTCTCCCGCCCTGGCGGCCTCAATCGCCGCATTCAGCGCCAACAGATTGGTTTGTTCTGCGATGCCTTTAATAACATCGAGAACCTTACCCACATTTTGGCTCTCTTCAGCCAAATTCAGCATAGACTCTGTGCTTTGCGAGATATCATTTTTTAGTTCAAAGACAGCGCTTACAACGTTGTCGACATGTGCCTTACCTTCTCTTGAACGATTATTCACTGCTTCGGCACTGTGAGAAACATTTGTTGCACTGTCAGATATCTGGTTGGTTGTGGCTCCCATTTCTTTTACTCGGGTATCAATAGACTCAAGCTCATGGTTTTGCTTGAGCATATGAGAAAGAGTCTTTTGAGCCACATCGGCAGCTCTATCGGCAAAACCTGAGACACTATTTACAGCCTCTATTGTCTCCTCTAATATAGCTCTTATTTTTTCTACAAAAATATTAAATGCCAAAGATATTTCATCTACTTCTTTAACCCCACCAGATTTTAGCCTTAAGGTTAAATCACCTTCACCTTCGGCTATTTCTCTCATCATTTCACTGACATTAGACAAGGGCTTCGATGTCAACCTGATCACCAAAAAGCTTAAACATAACAAAACCAAAGTAACAATAAAGGCAATAGTAAAATTAAGATCTATAGAATTTGAACTAACACTTTCCGAATTTTCCTTCGCTACGTTGGCAATAGACATGGATAAACGAATAATCTCTGTAGTATTGCTATCCACAACAAGAAACATATCGTCAATATGGTTTAATAGCTTTTCCCTAGCAATTCTATTTTCAATACTCTGTCTTTGTATCTCAAAGCCATAACTCTCTTCACCAGCCAAGACGTTTTTAATTTTTGAAAAATTATCCACCTGAGCCAATACGAGATCTTTAAGAATTTCATCGTCCGCCGTCATCGACACTACCTTTTTCAAGGAAGATTCACCTTTACTAATAATCTGAGAGACTTCGTTTTTTTGTAAGGTAGTGAGATCATCGACATTACGAATCGACTTCAAACTATTGGCAATAATAGATAGCTTTAAGACAGTAACCCTTAACGCATTACTTTCCTTTATTATTTTTTTACCATCGGATAATATTTTATTGATAAGAGGCACAACAACATCAGTCGCTAAAGTTTCAGCATCTGAATTTTTTCTCAACATCCGTTTCAAAGAGCGCTCACTGCGCTTTTCAGAGAAAGATACTTTTCCTACTAAAGTATCAATACCCGCTTGTATAATACTAACATCGCTCTGCAGGCTCTCTACATAGGAGTTAAGTTCACTTTCGAGTTTTAGATTTTTATAGGTTAAACTTTCAAGTAATTTATCGTCCTCAATAAGTAAAAGTGTTTCTTTAGCGAGAGAACGATAAACATTTTGCAATTGTGGAAATTTTTCGGTAGTGGTTTCTAAGTTATCAATATTATGTTTAACATTATCTCTTAAAATTTTATTTTCACTTGGATTAATATCGTCCGCACTCGAGGCACTTATTATATTTTCTTGAGATAGTGCCAATGACAATAGTGAACCTTGAAAAGCAGTTATTTTCGCTCGCAGTTCACCTACTTCTAAAATTTCCTGCTGAGACTTGGTTAAACCACGTAAAGAGAATGAGCCTGATGCTGCAATTAAAATTGATGATAAAATTCCTAAGCCACCAAGAATTGTTATCATCAACCCTACTGAGAGTTTAGAATGTCGAAATAACATTATTATAACTGGCGTATAACATTAAGCGAAGTTTTAAGCACTACAGTTGTTCCCATTGCAAAGGTACATATTCACCATTTTTGATAATGGTAGGCCATACAGTGTTACTGCCCTGGTGCTTAGTTGAACTAAAACTGATATCGCTGCCAATACCTAAATTAATCGTACCTATGGATTGCAAAGCATTAATTACATCCTCTCGATTACCCTTACCTTGTGTCTTTTTAAGACCTTCAACAAAAATTTTTGCAGCGATATAACCTTCTAGAGAAACAAATCCAGGCGCGGCTTCTGGGCTAAACTCTTTTAGTGCTTGTCGATATTCTTTAATCCCTGAGTGATCATCGTTATAGTGAGGAACTACTTGAGTCACAATCACGTTTTCGGCATGCTTCCCTAGTTTTTTCAACAAGGGAACACTGCCAACAAATGACACATTTAAAAATAATGTATCGGGCAGTTCTTCCTTTGCCAGCTCAATAAACGTTGCACAAGGATTATATGCGCCGACCATAATGATAGCTCTAGGCTCTACATCAGCATCTAATATATCAGACAAGCCTTCTTCGACATTAAGAGAATTTCTTGGATAACGTCCATGAGCTAAACTATCAGCATCGGCATAGCCTTTTTTCTTTAATGCCGCAATTGCGCCATTATAGCCAGCATCACCGTAACCATCATTTTGAGTAAAGAAGGCAATTTCTTCAGGTTTTATACCAGACTTTAATAAGCCTTCAATCATGGCAGAAGTTTCTTCGGCATAGCTAGCCCGATAATTCATAACATAGCGTTCAGGGGGCGTTTTTCGCAACACACCGGCACCGGTAAATGCGCCAAATAAAAGTATCTTTTTTTCATTAGCTATTGGCACTGTAACAATGGCGGTGGGTGTACCAACATTACCAATAACGGCCAGTATATCTGGATTATCAGCAAGTTCGCGCATATTCACAGCGGCTTTTTTAGGCTCGTAGCCATCGTTCTTAGCAACCAGCGATAAGGTATTGCCGTTAACACCTCCACTGGCATTAACTTTATTGAAATATGTTTCGACACCTAGTTTAACACCTTGACCTAGAGCTTTGGCAGGCCCATCTAATGCTGTGCTCATTCCGACTTTTATCTCTCCGGCATCAACAAAAGAAGTACATATAAAGCAAAACAGCCATATTAAATATGCACATGTATTGTTCACAATACCTAAACGTCTCATTGTTTTCTCCAGGCCATGCTTATAGGAATAACCTTGCATTCCTATAAGCATGCAAGGCTGAAATCTGAGAATCTTTCTATAACACAGTTGTTATCGGCAGCTAAAAAATTTTCACTAATGATTTATTACAATTAAGCGACAAACAACAAGGTTTATATATGTAAAATCTCATTATAGTTAAGATTAGACATACATCTTTGTTGTCACAACGATAGAGGATAGAAATTTAACGATTCCATATTTGGCACTCAAAGAAGAGAGCAAACCAAGAAAGAGAACGAAAATAGCTGGCCACCATACCTCTAGGTACATGGTTGTTATGATGAATTAAAATAAAAGGAAGGTATTTCAATCTTTACAATTATATAAAGTATCTATAACGCATAAAGAGTCAAATAATATACTTAGGAGGTATTCATGAGCGGGCAGCAAACGTAGATATGAAAAATAGATGCTGGAGCCTATGTGGCAAGCCAACATCTATTTCTATATACATAGGATATTAGAATTTCAGGTTCGCGCCGATATAGGCACCCGATAGCTCAATATCTGCAGCAAAGTCTTCTTCATCACCGAGGTCTAACTCAAAACTTCGATAACCAATTTCCAACCCTAGTTTAGTAACTAAAGCTAGATCAATTTCATAACCAATAGCTGCTCGATAGTCGATAACAGATTTATCATCAAAGGAGATGCCACTAACATTACCTGTGACATAAATGCCAGTAAGAGGTAAATCAATTTTCGTTTGTAAATATGCCATGGGCAAAACGCCATCGACCTCTTCACTATCGGATAAGCTTCCATTGGTATTACTGGCGGCTACCTCGGCGTCAAATTGACGAAAAGTTAAACCGAAATCAAAAATGGCTAATTCATAATAGAGTGTTAGGTCATTGAAAGTGAAATCTAAATCGGTTGCTACTTGAGAGCCAACCGTAAAAATACGATCATCGATCTGAAAACTCCTTGTTAAGGTGCCAACCCCTGAGGAGGAAATATCAATTCTCTCAAAGCGAATTTGGGGGATAAGAGGAACCGCATGTTCAAAAGCGGCATAAAAATAGGCATTGTTATCATCGTCAAACCCGAGATCATCAACATTGGTGTCAAAGTCACCTAGTTCGCCAGAGTAGTCGGCACCCCAGCTCCCTGCGCCAATATTCACGGAGAACAATGGTGTAGCATCGACAGCCAATACCGTTGTTGGCGCTATAGTTAACATGAGAGTGGTTATCAGTTTCTTCATTTTATCCCCTAAATTCTCTTTAGTACGTCATAAGCTTGTCAACTAAAACTTGTTAACACCAAGATTTGAAATAACTAAAGTGTGATTTCGCTGCCTCGCGTAATGCAGTTGTTTAGCAAATGGCACTTTTAAAGGCGTAACACATCGTTTAATTAATGGACACATCTAATGTTAACAAGGCCTAATATAGTTGTGTTGAAGCGATTTTACCAAATTTACTATTGCAACACTGTGATATTAATAAATTATGCACAATTCTATAGCCAAACCATAAGTGGCAACAAAAGTAACAAGACCAGTATGAATCTAATATGAATCAAAGGGGTTTCAATTTTTAATTGTAGAATGCTAGTTTTTTATGGACAAAGTTTAATATTTAAGCATCCAAAAGTAGAGTTAACAAGAGTGAGTTCCTACCATTCATTCTAAAGGTGGTTAACTCGCTCTAGAATTTATAAGTAGCTAACCTTTAATGTGTCATTATGTTGATTTGCGTTAACTTGATTGATTAATTGATCAAAAAATTTAGGGTCGAGATCACCAATAATATTGACAAATACCGCTTCTTCTTGATCGATACTCATTACTGAAAATCCCTCAATGAGGTCTTCTCCAAACTTCACCATAACGACATTTTTTTCAACACCTTCATTAATAGACACTGTTTGCACCCAACCATCTTGTTTAAGTTGGTTTACTGACTCTTGAATGTGCTGATTTATAGTTGGCGCATTTTTATGCACATTGTATATTGTTACACGCAAACCTAATATTTTTTTTAGCTGTTGCTGGTTAAGATCGCCATCATCCGTAAAATTAACTAATGTCCTAATTGCCCAGGGCCCTAGAGATATACTTAATTGTTTATCAGCTTCCCATACCGAAGGATAAGAAAGTCGCGCATAACCTGGATTGGAAATTAAGCCTGCAGTAGTAATACCGCAACCTGACAAACTCAGCAAGATTAACAAAGGCAGTATTTTAATGAGCGCATTCATCATTATGATCCTACGTTAATATTAAGCGAATTAGTAACTTTTTGTATATTTGCAGGGTCTATTTCACCAACAATATTGATGAACACAACTTCCCCTCCTCTATCGCCCGTATGTGAATCATCGCTGACAACCATCACCACTAAACCATCCATTTTCTTGTCAGTATATTTAGCGAAAATTTTTACTCGTTCATCGTCTTCATTAACACTAACGATGGGCTCCCATTTATCTTTGCGTATTTTCTGTGTGACTTTATCAATAGACTGTAAAGCTTTCTTAGAATCACCTTTGGTGTCGTATACTCTAACTCTGATACTTTCTAACTGTGATAGCAAACTCGATACTTCAGGATCTTCATTTTTTGCTAATGTTCCAACAAACCCCATCATTAAAGCATTAAGGTTAATTTCCACTTTGGGCTCGCCATAAGTGGATGCTAAGTTTTCAAAGCTGACATAACCTCTGCTCTGTGCAAAAACAGCTTTAGAAAATAAAAATACTGAAATACAAAAAATGGCGATCGTACTTTTTATTAATTTATTCATAATTTTTCCTCACTTATACTCTTTACCTCATTGTGTTTTTTAGGAGGTACAATATTAAATACAGTTTTAACTGAAGCTTGCTGCAAGCGAGCGTTTAACGTTTGTTTTACTTTAAGGTTTGTTTTCTGATTAGCGGCGTTTAGATAATTAAAGGCAATGACCAATTCTTGTTTTGCCCGCTGAATCTCCTTCTCTGATGGCTGCTGGAATTTTTCTATTAAAAACAAACCAATAATGACCATCGCTGCAAGAGAAACGAGCGCTTGCAAAACAACATTGAGCTTTTTCCTGTTTTTAGTATTCTTACTATCATCTGCAATCGCATACAGTTTTTCTCCCAAGCCTTGAGGAATATCTACTAAAGGGAATTGCTCATCATCCTTCGACTCATCACTCAGGATACGAACTAAAAACGCCTTATCTTTGGCTGTAACATTCTGAGAAACGTGCTCTAACTGTTGAATGTACGGTTCAATATCTTTCATCATTCTATCTCTTTCAGGCGATCTCTTAACTGCTGCCTGGCTCGATGCAAATAGACTTTTACTTGGTTAACACTTAGCTCAAGAATATTCGCCATTTCTTTTTGGCTTTTAAATTGTACATCGCTCATCACTATTAATGATTTGTAAGGTTCTTTCATAGCAGAGATAGCATGTGTTAACCACTTACTTAAATCACTGTTAGCTAAGGCTTTTGCCGGTTGGTAACGGTTATTGTCACAGGCAAACTCAAATTGCTCGGCATCGACCTCTTGTTTGCGAGCGCGAATATGATCAATACAAATATTACGTGTAACCTTTAACAACCAAGGCTTAGCATTTTCCATATCTAATTGGTTAATGTTTTTCCACAGACGAAGATAGACCTCCTGGGCAATATCTTCGGCTTCCTCTGGGCGCCCGAGCATGTGCAAAGCCAATGAATAGACATGCTTAGCGTGCTGATTAACAAGTGTACGGAATTTAAATCTCATATTGTCTATAAACACGAGATAGCCAGCAAAAGGTTACAAAAAAATAGCAAAAAGATTGACGGGGGATGGTGGAACCTTTGGCAACATGACATTGCGCAAAGGTTCCAACTGAATTTAACCTTTCATTGCACAGCGAATAAACAGTGCATAACACAGAGCACGTTCTAGTGCGCTTGAGGAGCCAAGTAGGCATTTATCGAGATCAGACTTACATTTAAATGTTGTCGAGCTATAGTCAGGCGGTTGCTTAGCATCTGTTTTCGCTGGAGGTTCACGATCGCCGATAGCAGGCTCTTGTATCGCAGGGGTTTGCCTCTCCTCCTTTAACATCTTACTAACGGATTCTAACATTTTTGAATCCGCAATACGCCTTAACTTATATGCCAACATTTTATCGCTCAATTTCGACATTTCATCTTGAATCGACGATAAACGATCTTCAATAACCAAGGTCTGCTTAGGTAATTTAGCCGACTCACTAGCAATCCTTGTTTTCAAAGAATCAATAGCCTTTGACGAATCCTCAAGGGATTGATCGATATGCTTTTCTATATCTTGTATTTTTTCTTTTGAATTTGACATTATTTGTTTTGATTTAAAGATTCATATGCCGCCACAGAAAGTATTACGGCACCCCCAATATAAACCATAACACCAGGGATTTCACCTAGAGCAAGCCAGGCAATGAGGCCTCCCACAACAGGCACGTTACAACCGATTAATGCGACAGATTTAGCTGGCAAGCGTTTTAAACTCATAGACAAAAGCGTATGCGCGAGCGCAGTACATAAACACCCTAAAAGTATCAACAGGCCCCAGTCTTTTATTTCCATATTGCTAATCTGTTCGACAGCTATAAATGGTAATAATACTAAGCCAACCACCAGGGTTTGATGGGACATGAGAGTAATGGAATTAATATGGGGAAATAGGTATTT
Protein-coding regions in this window:
- a CDS encoding ABC transporter substrate-binding protein — its product is MLIGMQGYSYKHGLEKTMRRLGIVNNTCAYLIWLFCFICTSFVDAGEIKVGMSTALDGPAKALGQGVKLGVETYFNKVNASGGVNGNTLSLVAKNDGYEPKKAAVNMRELADNPDILAVIGNVGTPTAIVTVPIANEKKILLFGAFTGAGVLRKTPPERYVMNYRASYAEETSAMIEGLLKSGIKPEEIAFFTQNDGYGDAGYNGAIAALKKKGYADADSLAHGRYPRNSLNVEEGLSDILDADVEPRAIIMVGAYNPCATFIELAKEELPDTLFLNVSFVGSVPLLKKLGKHAENVIVTQVVPHYNDDHSGIKEYRQALKEFSPEAAPGFVSLEGYIAAKIFVEGLKKTQGKGNREDVINALQSIGTINLGIGSDISFSSTKHQGSNTVWPTIIKNGEYVPLQWEQL
- a CDS encoding DUF4252 domain-containing protein, with product MNKLIKSTIAIFCISVFLFSKAVFAQSRGYVSFENLASTYGEPKVEINLNALMMGFVGTLAKNEDPEVSSLLSQLESIRVRVYDTKGDSKKALQSIDKVTQKIRKDKWEPIVSVNEDDERVKIFAKYTDKKMDGLVVMVVSDDSHTGDRGGEVVFINIVGEIDPANIQKVTNSLNINVGS
- a CDS encoding methyl-accepting chemotaxis protein; its protein translation is MITILGGLGILSSILIAASGSFSLRGLTKSQQEILEVGELRAKITAFQGSLLSLALSQENIISASSADDINPSENKILRDNVKHNIDNLETTTEKFPQLQNVYRSLAKETLLLIEDDKLLESLTYKNLKLESELNSYVESLQSDVSIIQAGIDTLVGKVSFSEKRSERSLKRMLRKNSDAETLATDVVVPLINKILSDGKKIIKESNALRVTVLKLSIIANSLKSIRNVDDLTTLQKNEVSQIISKGESSLKKVVSMTADDEILKDLVLAQVDNFSKIKNVLAGEESYGFEIQRQSIENRIAREKLLNHIDDMFLVVDSNTTEIIRLSMSIANVAKENSESVSSNSIDLNFTIAFIVTLVLLCLSFLVIRLTSKPLSNVSEMMREIAEGEGDLTLRLKSGGVKEVDEISLAFNIFVEKIRAILEETIEAVNSVSGFADRAADVAQKTLSHMLKQNHELESIDTRVKEMGATTNQISDSATNVSHSAEAVNNRSREGKAHVDNVVSAVFELKNDISQSTESMLNLAEESQNVGKVLDVIKGIAEQTNLLALNAAIEAARAGEQGRGFSVVADEVRTLASRTQESTLEIHEIVEKLQDGAKQSLALMERGNNKIHKDVELAKTAAEMLVEITESIESISHSSQHVASSTEQQSAMNVEIGVSISNISDLSSETELSAKDTLNASTQLLDLSSKVSTLLNRFKIQ
- a CDS encoding TIGR04219 family outer membrane beta-barrel protein yields the protein MKKLITTLMLTIAPTTVLAVDATPLFSVNIGAGSWGADYSGELGDFDTNVDDLGFDDDNNAYFYAAFEHAVPLIPQIRFERIDISSSGVGTLTRSFQIDDRIFTVGSQVATDLDFTFNDLTLYYELAIFDFGLTFRQFDAEVAASNTNGSLSDSEEVDGVLPMAYLQTKIDLPLTGIYVTGNVSGISFDDKSVIDYRAAIGYEIDLALVTKLGLEIGYRSFELDLGDEEDFAADIELSGAYIGANLKF
- a CDS encoding DUF4252 domain-containing protein, whose protein sequence is MMNALIKILPLLILLSLSGCGITTAGLISNPGYARLSYPSVWEADKQLSISLGPWAIRTLVNFTDDGDLNQQQLKKILGLRVTIYNVHKNAPTINQHIQESVNQLKQDGWVQTVSINEGVEKNVVMVKFGEDLIEGFSVMSIDQEEAVFVNIIGDLDPKFFDQLINQVNANQHNDTLKVSYL
- a CDS encoding RNA polymerase sigma factor; amino-acid sequence: MRFKFRTLVNQHAKHVYSLALHMLGRPEEAEDIAQEVYLRLWKNINQLDMENAKPWLLKVTRNICIDHIRARKQEVDAEQFEFACDNNRYQPAKALANSDLSKWLTHAISAMKEPYKSLIVMSDVQFKSQKEMANILELSVNQVKVYLHRARQQLRDRLKEIE